From a single Helicovermis profundi genomic region:
- a CDS encoding methyl-accepting chemotaxis protein produces MVKNEKQQIKKKHNGSIRNKLLAMFLVILLITISSVGMFTYFKAKSLFEKNLILSSNQVLDEASVYIETYLNNYAEKIELLAKSSILQNLDGSSESNKVAYKLFENLNASSPGIMYSYIGTVNKDMIMMPTDELPEGYDPTARPWYQDAVKANKVVWTDPYTDASTGDYVVSVAKPVYKGSKLVGVVSLDISLKGLADKLQAITIGQHGYPVLLTNSGITMTHQDKKLIGKEIPIPELLSAVKTGKTEPLTYMFNGKKKFASFKKLESINWTLMASLDANETQVDATSIMNSLIIIGIITLVIALFFSFVFAGSITKNIKKILDALEKIKNGDFTVRVDVKTKDEFGRVGDILNDTIKELGFMMKKIKDIASDVTESAQNLAATSEETSASADEVGRTVDDIAKGASEQAEDAEKGSIIAKDLSDKFIVLMEKSKIMLESANVAMKANDESIKTVETLKNKTTQNDEANKEIEIAVAELDSKTQSIETILDTISAIAVQTNLLALNASIEAARAGEHGRGFAVVAEEIRKLAEESSGAADQVREIVTVIVNESSKTVNSMESVKIISKEQSDAVNEVNLSFDTINKSISDIFNEIEVINESVEDLSKNKDDIVESIGNISAVSEETAAASEEVSASMDQQVMAVEEVAKAAEKMNEISVLLNEETDKFKF; encoded by the coding sequence ATGGTAAAAAATGAAAAACAACAAATTAAGAAGAAACATAATGGTAGTATAAGAAATAAACTACTCGCAATGTTTTTAGTTATTCTTTTAATAACGATATCTAGTGTTGGTATGTTTACGTATTTCAAGGCAAAGTCATTATTTGAAAAGAATTTAATATTATCTTCGAATCAAGTTTTAGATGAAGCAAGTGTATATATTGAAACATATTTAAATAACTATGCTGAAAAAATTGAATTACTTGCAAAAAGTTCTATTCTTCAAAATTTAGATGGAAGTAGTGAATCAAATAAAGTAGCATATAAATTATTTGAAAATTTAAATGCATCAAGCCCAGGAATTATGTACTCATATATTGGAACTGTTAATAAAGATATGATTATGATGCCAACAGATGAACTTCCAGAAGGATACGATCCTACTGCAAGACCGTGGTATCAAGATGCAGTAAAGGCGAATAAAGTTGTTTGGACAGATCCATATACAGACGCAAGTACTGGAGATTATGTAGTATCTGTTGCAAAACCAGTCTATAAAGGTTCGAAATTAGTTGGAGTAGTGTCTCTAGATATTTCTTTAAAAGGATTAGCTGATAAACTTCAAGCAATTACTATTGGTCAACATGGATATCCTGTATTACTTACAAATTCAGGGATAACAATGACACATCAAGATAAGAAGTTAATAGGAAAAGAAATTCCGATTCCTGAATTGTTATCTGCTGTAAAGACAGGTAAAACAGAACCATTAACTTATATGTTTAATGGTAAAAAGAAATTTGCATCATTTAAAAAACTTGAATCAATTAACTGGACACTTATGGCATCACTTGATGCAAATGAAACTCAAGTAGATGCAACTAGTATAATGAATAGTTTGATAATAATTGGAATAATAACTCTTGTAATTGCATTATTTTTCTCATTTGTTTTTGCGGGAAGTATTACAAAAAATATTAAAAAGATTCTTGATGCCCTTGAAAAAATTAAAAATGGTGATTTTACAGTAAGAGTAGATGTAAAAACTAAAGATGAGTTTGGTCGAGTTGGAGATATTTTAAATGATACAATCAAAGAACTAGGTTTTATGATGAAAAAAATAAAAGACATTGCAAGTGATGTTACAGAATCAGCACAAAATCTTGCAGCAACTTCAGAAGAAACATCAGCTTCTGCCGATGAAGTTGGAAGAACAGTTGACGATATTGCAAAAGGTGCTTCAGAACAAGCAGAAGATGCAGAAAAAGGTTCGATTATTGCAAAAGATTTATCAGACAAATTTATAGTTCTTATGGAAAAATCAAAAATTATGCTAGAATCGGCAAATGTTGCTATGAAAGCGAATGATGAAAGTATAAAAACTGTCGAAACACTTAAAAATAAGACTACTCAAAATGATGAAGCAAATAAAGAAATTGAAATAGCGGTTGCAGAACTTGATAGTAAAACGCAATCGATAGAAACTATTTTAGATACAATTAGTGCGATTGCAGTTCAAACAAATTTACTTGCTTTAAATGCATCTATCGAAGCAGCAAGAGCTGGTGAACATGGAAGAGGATTTGCAGTTGTTGCTGAGGAAATTAGAAAATTAGCTGAAGAAAGTTCTGGAGCTGCAGATCAAGTTAGAGAAATTGTAACGGTTATAGTAAATGAGTCTTCAAAAACTGTTAATTCGATGGAATCAGTTAAGATTATTTCAAAGGAACAATCAGACGCAGTAAATGAAGTTAATTTGTCGTTTGATACAATTAACAAATCAATTAGTGATATTTTCAATGAAATTGAAGTTATTAATGAATCAGTTGAGGATTTAAGTAAAAATAAAGACGATATTGTTGAATCTATAGGAAATATTTCAGCGGTATCTGAGGAAACAGCAGCTGCATCTGAAGAAGTTTCAGCATCAATGGATCAACAAGTTATGGCTGTTGAAGAAGTTGCTAAAGCAGCAGAAAAAATGAATGAAATTTCTGTACTTCTTAATGAAGAGACAGACAAATTTAAATTCTAG
- a CDS encoding CarD family transcriptional regulator, producing MFKIGDKVVYPMHGAGIIESIEKKEILGEIKEYFILRLPLKNMKVMLPVDNIENIGLRPIIGESEVQSVLDLLLKEISDMPQNWNRRYRANMERVKSGNIFDVVEVVRDLLIMDNEKGLSTGERKMMTNSKQILISELVLASDYDEKELEKIIKSYLKR from the coding sequence ATGTTTAAAATTGGTGATAAAGTCGTATATCCTATGCACGGAGCGGGTATTATTGAAAGTATAGAAAAAAAAGAGATACTAGGTGAGATTAAAGAGTATTTTATATTGAGATTACCACTTAAAAATATGAAGGTTATGCTTCCTGTTGATAATATTGAAAATATTGGTTTAAGACCTATTATTGGTGAATCTGAAGTACAAAGTGTATTAGACTTGCTATTAAAAGAAATATCTGATATGCCTCAAAATTGGAACAGAAGATATAGAGCTAATATGGAAAGAGTTAAAAGCGGAAATATTTTTGATGTAGTTGAAGTTGTAAGAGATTTATTAATTATGGATAATGAAAAAGGTCTTTCTACTGGCGAAAGAAAAATGATGACAAATTCTAAACAAATATTGATTAGTGAATTGGTACTAGCATCTGATTACGACGAGAAAGAACTTGAAAAAATCATAAAATCATATTTAAAAAGATAA
- a CDS encoding DUF1573 domain-containing protein has translation MKKTDLKKFQETVDDVLIRHVSILDVVTKLQESGAKVNRSTIKTITSCGCIKLNTTSLDKKVPSDMDYEELKNYKLTHTDGDVCPVCKEKIEQEIGNHLFYLSALCNHFNLDLEDILDKEYNRISTLGKFSLY, from the coding sequence ATGAAAAAAACAGATTTAAAGAAATTTCAAGAAACAGTAGATGACGTTTTAATTAGACACGTAAGCATACTTGATGTAGTAACTAAGTTACAAGAATCTGGAGCAAAAGTTAATCGCTCAACTATTAAAACGATAACTAGTTGTGGATGCATAAAACTTAATACAACTTCATTAGACAAGAAAGTTCCTAGCGATATGGACTATGAAGAACTAAAAAATTACAAACTCACACATACAGATGGGGATGTTTGTCCAGTCTGCAAGGAAAAAATAGAACAAGAAATTGGAAATCATCTATTTTACTTATCTGCACTCTGCAATCATTTTAATTTGGATTTAGAAGATATTTTAGATAAAGAGTACAATAGAATATCTACGCTTGGAAAATTTTCATTATATTAA
- a CDS encoding UvrB/UvrC motif-containing protein: MKCEKCKINEATIHFNKVINDEKYDLFYCESCAKLLDEVDYDTPFSKDKMISSLMESINSSPLKVNYIVMTKCSKCGITYAKYKEIGLVGCSNCYKTFDEKFQKIISTIQKENFHLGKTPSEFSQQVDINKEIDLLKKELRKAINIEAFEEAVKIRDSIRALEDGKRHE, encoded by the coding sequence ATGAAGTGTGAAAAATGTAAAATAAATGAAGCAACTATCCATTTTAATAAAGTTATTAATGATGAAAAATATGATTTATTTTATTGTGAATCTTGTGCTAAATTATTAGATGAAGTTGATTATGATACTCCATTTTCTAAGGATAAAATGATATCGTCTCTCATGGAATCTATTAATTCTTCGCCTTTAAAGGTGAATTATATTGTTATGACTAAATGCTCAAAATGCGGTATAACATATGCTAAGTATAAAGAAATAGGATTAGTTGGTTGTTCAAATTGTTATAAAACTTTTGATGAAAAGTTTCAAAAAATAATTAGTACAATTCAAAAAGAAAATTTTCATTTAGGGAAAACACCAAGTGAATTTTCTCAGCAAGTTGATATTAATAAAGAGATTGACTTATTAAAAAAAGAACTTAGAAAAGCTATTAATATAGAGGCGTTTGAAGAAGCTGTAAAAATCAGAGATAGTATTAGAGCTTTAGAGGATGGTAAAAGACATGAATGA
- the fusA gene encoding elongation factor G, protein MENYKVDQIRNVALLGHGGSGKTTLIESMLYNLNYTTRMGKVEEGNTVSDFDKEEISRKFSLGASVIPVEWNKSKYNFIDTPGYFDFVGDVFSSLRVAGGAVLLVDASSGIEVGTEKAWTFTEKRKMPKIIFVNKMDKDNVDYIKVIRELKEKFGKKIAPFCIPLGTNDEFKGFINVVDLKGREFNGKECIDCVIPKEYDAKVKPIRDMLIESVAESDEELMEKYFEGEEFSTEEIHEGLRKGVLKGEIVPVLIGSATKGVGIHTLLNMVFDYMPTPKDMQGGVYKGIDITTDEEIERTVDESQPFSALIFKTIVDPFVGKISIFKVYSGSVSKDQEIYNANKEETEKIGSLFLMRGKEQLVAKKVVAGDIGATSKLQYAVTGDTLCDKSSPIKYHGINLPKPSLYLAVEPRSKNDEEKIGVSLHKLVDEDPSFIVSRNKETKQLLIGGQGNMHLQVIINKLKNIFGVEVDLKDPIIAYRETIRGSATVQGKHKKQSGGAGQYGDVHIKFEHSTEEDFIFEEKIFGGSVPRQYVPAVEKGLKEAMLKGILAGFKVVNVKATLIDGSYHPVDSNEMAFRMAAIHAFRKGMEQAKPVLLEPIMKVEIYIPDEYMGDIMGDMNKRRGRILGMEPHEKGFQKVIAEAPQAEMFKYATELRSMTQARGFFMMDFERYDEVPMPIALKVIKKANDEE, encoded by the coding sequence ATGGAAAATTACAAAGTAGATCAAATAAGAAATGTAGCATTACTTGGACACGGTGGTAGTGGAAAGACTACACTAATAGAATCAATGTTATATAACCTAAATTATACAACTAGAATGGGAAAAGTAGAAGAAGGAAATACTGTTTCAGACTTTGATAAAGAAGAAATTTCTAGAAAATTTTCCTTAGGTGCTTCTGTAATTCCAGTTGAATGGAATAAATCTAAATACAACTTTATTGATACACCAGGATATTTTGATTTTGTTGGAGATGTGTTTAGTTCACTTAGAGTTGCCGGTGGTGCAGTTTTACTAGTTGATGCAAGTTCGGGTATAGAAGTTGGAACTGAAAAAGCATGGACATTTACAGAAAAGAGAAAAATGCCCAAAATAATATTTGTAAATAAAATGGATAAAGATAATGTTGACTATATAAAAGTAATTAGAGAATTAAAAGAAAAATTTGGGAAAAAAATAGCACCGTTTTGTATCCCTCTTGGAACAAATGATGAATTTAAAGGATTTATTAATGTAGTAGATTTAAAAGGTAGAGAATTTAATGGAAAAGAATGCATTGATTGTGTTATTCCAAAAGAGTATGATGCTAAAGTGAAACCTATAAGAGATATGTTAATTGAATCGGTGGCAGAATCTGATGAAGAACTAATGGAAAAATATTTTGAAGGTGAAGAATTTTCTACAGAAGAAATTCATGAAGGACTTAGAAAAGGTGTCCTTAAAGGAGAGATTGTTCCTGTATTGATAGGTTCAGCTACTAAAGGTGTTGGAATACATACTTTACTAAATATGGTGTTTGATTATATGCCAACTCCAAAAGATATGCAGGGTGGAGTTTACAAAGGAATTGATATTACAACTGATGAAGAAATTGAACGTACAGTGGATGAAAGTCAACCTTTCAGTGCATTGATATTTAAAACAATTGTAGATCCATTTGTAGGTAAAATTTCGATATTTAAGGTGTATTCAGGAAGTGTAAGCAAAGATCAAGAAATATATAATGCCAATAAAGAAGAAACCGAAAAAATAGGGTCTTTATTTTTAATGAGAGGAAAAGAACAACTTGTAGCTAAGAAAGTTGTAGCTGGAGATATTGGAGCAACATCAAAATTACAATATGCTGTGACGGGAGATACTCTTTGTGATAAATCTTCTCCGATTAAGTATCATGGAATTAATCTTCCTAAACCAAGTTTGTATCTTGCGGTTGAACCAAGGTCAAAAAATGATGAAGAGAAGATTGGTGTTTCGCTTCATAAGCTTGTAGATGAAGATCCATCATTTATTGTTTCAAGAAACAAAGAAACTAAACAATTACTTATTGGTGGTCAAGGGAATATGCATCTTCAAGTAATCATTAATAAACTTAAAAATATATTCGGTGTTGAAGTTGATTTAAAAGATCCAATAATAGCATATAGAGAAACAATTAGAGGTTCTGCAACTGTTCAAGGTAAACATAAAAAGCAATCAGGTGGAGCGGGACAATATGGAGATGTTCATATTAAATTTGAACATTCAACAGAAGAAGATTTTATTTTTGAAGAAAAAATATTTGGAGGTTCTGTGCCAAGACAATATGTACCTGCTGTTGAAAAAGGATTAAAGGAAGCAATGTTAAAAGGTATTCTTGCTGGATTTAAAGTTGTAAACGTTAAAGCTACTCTTATAGATGGTTCGTATCATCCAGTAGATTCAAATGAAATGGCATTTAGAATGGCTGCAATTCATGCTTTTAGAAAAGGTATGGAACAAGCAAAACCTGTACTACTCGAACCAATAATGAAAGTTGAAATATATATCCCTGATGAATACATGGGTGATATAATGGGTGACATGAATAAAAGAAGAGGCAGAATTTTAGGTATGGAACCACACGAAAAAGGATTTCAAAAGGTAATAGCAGAAGCTCCTCAAGCTGAGATGTTTAAATATGCTACAGAATTAAGGAGTATGACGCAAGCTAGAGGATTCTTTATGATGGATTTTGAAAGATATGATGAAGTACCAATGCCGATAGCTTTAAAAGTTATAAAAAAAGCAAATGATGAAGAATAA
- a CDS encoding ATP-dependent Clp protease ATP-binding subunit, which yields MSFFNKFSKNAREILDASFEEANLLNHYYVGVEHIFLAILKIENGSVYDLFKNYGFNLESTRMEIIKKVGRGKVESYVDGYTPRAMKCLERSYKHSLLLGKKEVQVEDIAYSISYERESILEEIMESKINNFEEFRMNLSKNKKIKMNDVKENDSNYTNLNKYAIDITKYAADNRLDPVVGRDDEIKRIIQVLLRRTKKNPCIIGESGVGKTALVEGLAKKIVSGKVPKILKNKRILSLNISNVVAGSKYRGEFEKRLNGILEEVKLANNVILFIDEIHSIVGAGGAEGAVDASSILKPSLSRGELQIIGATTISEYKKYIERDSAFERRLQPILIDEPKINKAIEILFTLKERYENHHRVRFTKEAIVLAVNLSSRYINDRFLPDKAIDVLDEAAAKKRMEFNETNNKTIIYENKLREIRIEKGNAIKMYDFEKAAILRDEERNVIEKIEEFKLDEVVKEEKYIKVDANDIEKIISEWTAIPVSKLEEEETEKLKNLEILIKEKIIGQDDAIKSIASSIKRSRIGLSSPNRPIGSFIFLGPTGVGKTELSKVLTLILFGSLNSLIRVDMSEYMESHTISKLIGSPPGYQGHEEGGQLTEIIRLKPYSVILFDEIEKAHKDIFNILLQILDDGILTDAKGRKINFKNTVIIMTSNLGAEKFANKKFLGFMEDINSKGYENMKQIMFEELKLFFKPEFINRVDDIVVFKKLKINDIYKITNILLADLVERVEKLKIIMFITNEAKKYIGDIGFSDIYGARPLKRIIAKHLENKITEMILNELLSEGDILKVSLVNNELKFDVEVKNGEG from the coding sequence ATGTCTTTTTTTAATAAATTTTCTAAAAATGCAAGAGAAATTTTGGATGCATCGTTTGAAGAGGCGAATTTATTAAATCACTATTACGTGGGAGTTGAACATATTTTTCTTGCAATACTAAAAATTGAAAATGGCTCGGTATATGACTTGTTTAAGAATTATGGTTTTAATTTAGAGAGCACAAGGATGGAAATTATTAAAAAAGTTGGAAGAGGAAAAGTTGAAAGTTATGTTGATGGTTATACACCGCGTGCGATGAAATGTTTAGAAAGAAGTTATAAACATTCGCTGTTACTAGGGAAAAAAGAAGTACAAGTTGAAGATATAGCTTATAGTATAAGCTATGAAAGAGAATCAATTTTAGAAGAAATAATGGAAAGTAAAATAAATAATTTTGAAGAATTTAGAATGAATTTATCTAAGAACAAGAAAATAAAAATGAATGATGTTAAAGAAAATGATAGTAATTATACTAACTTAAACAAATATGCAATTGATATTACTAAATATGCTGCAGATAATAGGTTAGATCCAGTCGTTGGTAGAGATGATGAAATTAAAAGAATTATTCAAGTGCTATTAAGAAGAACGAAAAAAAATCCTTGTATAATTGGAGAATCTGGAGTTGGTAAAACAGCTTTAGTAGAAGGTTTGGCTAAGAAAATTGTAAGCGGTAAAGTGCCTAAAATATTAAAAAATAAAAGAATTTTATCACTTAATATTTCTAACGTAGTAGCGGGTAGCAAATACAGGGGAGAATTTGAAAAAAGGTTAAATGGGATTCTTGAGGAAGTAAAATTGGCAAATAACGTTATATTGTTTATCGATGAAATTCATTCAATTGTAGGAGCGGGTGGTGCTGAAGGTGCAGTTGATGCTTCTAGTATTTTAAAGCCATCTCTTTCAAGAGGTGAATTGCAGATAATTGGTGCGACAACAATAAGTGAGTATAAAAAATATATAGAAAGAGATAGTGCTTTTGAAAGAAGACTACAACCTATTTTGATAGATGAACCTAAAATAAACAAAGCTATAGAAATACTTTTTACGTTAAAAGAAAGATATGAGAATCACCATAGAGTTAGATTTACTAAAGAGGCAATTGTTTTAGCAGTTAATTTATCAAGTAGATATATCAATGATAGATTTTTACCAGATAAAGCGATTGATGTTTTAGATGAAGCTGCTGCAAAAAAAAGAATGGAATTTAATGAGACTAATAATAAAACAATCATTTATGAAAATAAACTAAGAGAAATTCGAATAGAAAAAGGCAATGCAATTAAAATGTACGATTTTGAAAAAGCGGCTATTCTTAGAGATGAGGAAAGAAATGTTATTGAAAAAATAGAAGAATTTAAGCTTGATGAAGTTGTAAAAGAAGAAAAATACATTAAAGTTGATGCAAACGATATTGAAAAAATAATTTCTGAGTGGACAGCTATTCCTGTAAGTAAACTCGAAGAAGAGGAAACAGAGAAACTTAAAAATCTTGAAATATTAATTAAAGAAAAAATTATTGGACAAGACGATGCAATCAAATCAATTGCTAGTTCAATAAAAAGATCAAGGATAGGACTTTCGAGTCCAAATAGACCAATAGGATCATTTATTTTTCTTGGACCTACAGGGGTTGGCAAAACTGAGTTATCTAAAGTTTTGACGCTAATACTATTTGGAAGTTTGAATAGCTTAATTCGCGTTGATATGTCAGAATATATGGAAAGTCATACTATTTCAAAGCTAATTGGATCACCACCTGGATATCAAGGTCATGAAGAAGGAGGACAGTTAACAGAAATAATAAGATTAAAACCGTATTCTGTGATTCTTTTTGATGAAATAGAAAAAGCACACAAAGATATTTTTAATATACTTCTTCAGATCTTAGATGATGGTATTTTGACGGATGCTAAAGGTAGAAAAATAAATTTTAAAAATACGGTTATTATTATGACATCAAATTTAGGAGCAGAAAAATTTGCAAATAAGAAGTTTTTAGGTTTTATGGAAGATATAAATAGCAAAGGTTATGAAAATATGAAACAGATTATGTTTGAAGAATTAAAATTGTTTTTTAAACCAGAATTTATTAATAGAGTTGATGATATAGTAGTATTTAAAAAATTAAAAATTAATGATATTTATAAAATTACAAATATATTATTAGCAGATTTAGTTGAAAGAGTTGAAAAACTAAAAATAATCATGTTTATAACGAATGAAGCAAAAAAATATATTGGAGATATTGGATTTAGTGATATATATGGGGCAAGACCTCTAAAAAGAATTATTGCAAAGCATTTAGAAAATAAAATTACTGAAATGATTTTAAATGAATTGCTTAGTGAAGGAGATATTTTGAAAGTAAGTTTAGTAAACAATGAACTTAAATTTGATGTTGAGGTGAAAAATGGCGAAGGTTAA
- the radA gene encoding DNA repair protein RadA, whose product MAKVKSKYVCQNCGYIAPKWMGKCPECNEWNSFVEEILENNPQNFKNINVKNDKPIKLSNVSIVKEDRFTTSIFEMDLVLGGGIVKGSLVLVGGDPGIGKSTLLLQVASNVSNNRKTVLYVSGEESMKQIKFRADRLGISGEDIYIMSENNMDVVIKNINEIKPDVLIIDSIQTVYDPKISSSPGSVSQVREVTNDLMRVSKGQGVATFIVGHVTKNGSIAGPKVLEHMVDTVLYFEGEKSNIYRILRAVKNRFGSTNEIGLFEMMGNGLTEVKNPSKLFLSNSHKNVAGSITVATIEGTRAVLVEIQALISSSNFGTPRRMAIGVDYNKIVMIMAVLEKKVGLMLNDQDGYVNVVGGIVLNEPAVDLAIAIAITSSFRNVEVDRSFVVFGEVGLTGEVRAINHIQQRLNESRKLGFSNCIVPKSNLEGVDIPKGLNVYGVSNIEEAFSIIF is encoded by the coding sequence ATGGCGAAGGTTAAATCAAAATATGTATGTCAAAATTGTGGATATATAGCACCAAAATGGATGGGGAAGTGTCCAGAGTGTAATGAATGGAACTCGTTTGTTGAAGAAATTTTAGAAAATAACCCTCAAAATTTTAAAAATATAAATGTGAAAAATGATAAACCTATTAAGCTTTCAAATGTGAGTATTGTTAAAGAAGATAGGTTTACAACAAGTATATTTGAAATGGATTTGGTTTTAGGGGGCGGAATCGTAAAAGGATCTTTAGTTTTGGTTGGAGGGGATCCTGGAATAGGTAAGTCAACTTTACTTCTTCAAGTTGCGAGTAATGTTTCTAATAATAGGAAAACTGTTCTTTATGTTTCTGGAGAAGAATCGATGAAGCAAATTAAATTTAGGGCAGATAGACTTGGAATTAGTGGCGAAGATATTTATATAATGTCAGAGAATAATATGGATGTAGTTATTAAAAATATTAATGAAATTAAGCCAGATGTTTTAATTATTGACTCGATTCAAACTGTTTATGACCCTAAAATATCATCATCTCCAGGAAGCGTTTCTCAGGTGAGAGAAGTTACAAATGATTTAATGAGAGTGTCGAAAGGACAAGGTGTGGCAACGTTTATTGTAGGTCATGTTACAAAAAACGGATCTATCGCTGGACCTAAAGTATTAGAACATATGGTAGATACTGTTTTGTATTTTGAAGGAGAAAAATCTAATATATATAGGATTCTTAGAGCAGTAAAGAATAGATTTGGTTCTACCAATGAAATTGGTTTATTTGAAATGATGGGAAATGGACTTACTGAAGTTAAAAATCCATCAAAGTTATTTTTAAGTAATTCGCACAAAAATGTTGCGGGATCAATTACAGTTGCAACTATTGAGGGAACGAGAGCTGTGTTGGTTGAAATTCAAGCTCTTATTTCAAGTTCTAATTTTGGAACGCCTAGGAGGATGGCTATTGGTGTAGATTATAATAAAATAGTTATGATTATGGCTGTTTTAGAAAAAAAAGTTGGTCTTATGCTAAATGATCAAGATGGATATGTAAATGTTGTAGGTGGAATTGTATTAAATGAGCCTGCTGTTGATTTGGCAATTGCAATAGCGATAACATCAAGCTTTAGAAATGTTGAAGTGGATAGATCTTTTGTAGTGTTTGGTGAAGTTGGTTTAACTGGAGAAGTTAGGGCTATTAATCACATACAACAAAGGTTAAACGAATCAAGAAAATTAGGATTTTCAAATTGTATAGTTCCTAAAAGTAATTTAGAAGGAGTAGATATTCCAAAGGGTTTAAATGTATATGGAGTTTCAAATATAGAAGAGGCATTTTCAATAATTTTCTAA